Proteins from a genomic interval of Actinoalloteichus hymeniacidonis:
- a CDS encoding glycoside hydrolase family 2 protein — protein MRKLLHDGWTLRAVGGPAPAEIAEAVVPATVPGCVHTDLLAADLIPDPYLDDNESALAWIGRTDWRYETTFEWDETEDYDFVELVCAGLDTIARVELNGTVVGETRNMHRTHRLDVSDVLRTGNNVLTVTFSAAVEHIERLRAENGELPHTNHHPYNLIRKMACNFGWDWGPDVVTAGIWRPIAVEGISHARLAEVRPLVEVRDGIGRVTTHIELARGGEQSEPLLVSVEVAGNQVEFAVDADEDDAVVGIGVEDPELWWPHGHGAQPLYPIAVRLRSVESGAELDVWESEIGFRTVVLDTGSDVEGTRFTFVINGKPVFVRGANWIPDDAFPHRVDATRYAARITQAKDAGVNLLRVWGGGIFESDDFYRICDREGMLTWQDFLFACAAYPEEEPLRGEVIAEAREAVARLSPHPSLVLWNGNNENNWGWHDWGWQERLGDRTWGWGYYTELLPEIVAELDPTRPYTASSPWSVTSEIHPNDPAHGSMHVWDVWNSRDYLAYRDYRPRFVAEFGYQGPPTSTTLRRAVHDEPLTPTSPGMAVHQKAADGDAKLTRGLDAHFGVPADFDDWCWATQLNQARAVSLGIDHFRALHPVCAGTVVWQLNDCWPVTSWAAIDGDGRKKPLWYALRRSYLDRLLTVQPRDGGLAVVAVNDTDQEWSTVLGSRRLSFDGTELIASVEPVVVPPRGSATVVLAEDLATPGSAGSELVVVDADTGQRAWWFYRPDKDLELPAAALRVEVEDVEGGHRVHVHAAALVRDVAILADRVAPDAEVDDMLVTLLPGESRTFLVRGTGQADPRRFAAPDVLRTANQLVAR, from the coding sequence ATGCGGAAGCTGCTGCACGATGGTTGGACACTGCGAGCCGTCGGCGGTCCGGCGCCGGCGGAGATCGCCGAGGCCGTCGTGCCCGCGACGGTGCCTGGCTGTGTGCATACCGATCTGTTGGCCGCCGACCTGATCCCCGATCCCTACCTCGACGACAACGAGTCCGCCCTCGCCTGGATCGGACGAACCGACTGGCGATACGAGACGACCTTCGAATGGGACGAGACCGAGGACTACGACTTCGTCGAGTTGGTGTGCGCCGGTCTGGACACCATCGCACGCGTGGAGCTCAACGGGACCGTCGTCGGTGAGACCAGGAACATGCACCGGACACACCGCCTGGATGTATCCGACGTGCTGCGCACCGGGAACAACGTGCTGACGGTGACCTTCTCCGCTGCGGTAGAGCACATCGAGCGGCTGCGGGCGGAGAACGGCGAACTCCCGCACACCAACCACCATCCCTACAACCTGATCCGCAAGATGGCCTGCAATTTCGGTTGGGACTGGGGCCCCGACGTCGTCACAGCGGGCATCTGGCGGCCGATCGCGGTGGAGGGGATCTCCCACGCCCGGCTGGCCGAGGTCCGACCGCTGGTCGAGGTCCGGGACGGCATCGGACGGGTGACGACACACATCGAACTGGCCCGCGGCGGCGAACAGAGCGAGCCGTTGCTGGTGTCCGTCGAGGTGGCGGGGAACCAGGTGGAGTTCGCGGTGGATGCCGACGAGGACGACGCCGTGGTGGGTATCGGAGTGGAGGACCCCGAACTGTGGTGGCCGCACGGCCACGGTGCTCAACCGCTCTACCCGATCGCCGTCCGGCTGCGCAGTGTCGAATCCGGTGCCGAACTCGACGTGTGGGAGAGCGAGATCGGCTTCCGCACCGTGGTGCTGGATACCGGCTCCGACGTGGAGGGCACCCGCTTCACCTTCGTGATCAACGGCAAGCCCGTGTTTGTACGTGGTGCCAACTGGATTCCCGACGACGCCTTCCCACACCGGGTCGACGCGACCCGCTATGCAGCGCGGATCACGCAGGCCAAGGACGCCGGGGTGAATCTGCTGCGCGTGTGGGGCGGGGGGATCTTCGAAAGCGATGACTTCTATCGGATCTGTGACCGCGAAGGCATGCTCACCTGGCAGGACTTCCTCTTCGCCTGCGCCGCCTATCCGGAGGAGGAGCCGCTGCGCGGTGAGGTCATCGCGGAGGCGCGGGAGGCGGTGGCCCGACTCAGCCCGCACCCCAGCCTGGTGCTGTGGAACGGCAACAACGAGAACAACTGGGGTTGGCACGACTGGGGTTGGCAGGAACGGCTCGGCGACCGAACCTGGGGATGGGGTTACTACACCGAATTGCTTCCGGAGATCGTCGCCGAACTCGACCCGACCCGTCCGTACACCGCGAGCAGCCCATGGTCGGTCACCTCGGAGATCCACCCCAACGATCCCGCGCACGGCAGCATGCACGTCTGGGATGTCTGGAACAGCCGCGATTACCTGGCCTATCGCGACTACCGTCCCCGGTTCGTGGCCGAATTCGGCTATCAGGGCCCGCCGACCTCGACGACACTGCGACGCGCCGTTCACGACGAGCCGCTGACCCCGACCAGCCCGGGTATGGCGGTGCATCAGAAGGCCGCCGACGGCGACGCCAAACTCACCAGGGGACTCGACGCCCATTTCGGTGTTCCGGCGGACTTCGACGACTGGTGCTGGGCCACGCAGCTCAACCAGGCCAGGGCGGTGTCATTGGGGATCGACCATTTCCGCGCACTGCACCCGGTGTGCGCGGGCACGGTCGTGTGGCAGCTCAACGACTGCTGGCCGGTGACCTCCTGGGCGGCGATCGACGGCGACGGGCGTAAGAAGCCTCTGTGGTACGCGTTGCGACGCAGCTACCTCGATCGACTGCTCACGGTGCAACCTCGCGACGGCGGGCTGGCCGTGGTCGCGGTGAACGACACGGATCAGGAGTGGTCCACCGTGCTCGGGTCGCGTCGATTGTCCTTCGACGGCACGGAATTGATCGCGAGTGTGGAACCGGTGGTGGTACCGCCTCGGGGATCTGCGACCGTGGTGCTGGCCGAGGATTTGGCCACCCCCGGATCCGCGGGCTCCGAGCTGGTGGTCGTCGATGCGGACACCGGCCAACGTGCTTGGTGGTTCTATCGTCCCGACAAGGATCTGGAACTGCCCGCCGCCGCGCTGCGGGTGGAGGTCGAGGACGTCGAGGGCGGACACCGAGTCCATGTGCACGCCGCTGCGCTCGTCCGTGATGTCGCCATCCTGGCCGACCGGGTGGCACCGGACGCCGAGGTCGACGACATGTTGGTGACGCTGCTCCCAGGCGAATCGCGAACCTTCCTGGTACGCGGCACCGGCCAGGCCGATCCGCGACGATTCGCCGCTCCCGATGTGCTGCGCACGGCGAATCAATTGGTGGCCCGATGA
- a CDS encoding YifB family Mg chelatase-like AAA ATPase: MGIATGWGVALVGVDGVLIEIEADVGAGVPDVKLIGRPDAVVNESKDRIKAALRNSGESWPRSRVTLGMSPAGLQKCGAGYDLALACVVLAAAGVVPGLRLPGMLLLGELALDGRLRAVRGVLPALLAARKAGLREAIVPVEALAEAALVEGVAARGARRLIDVIRWLRGESDDLTTTPEAAALPPGDRQTGDLSDVVGQPEARWALEVAAAGGHHLLLVGPPGTGKTMLAQRLAGLLPELSREEAIEVAMIQSVAGLLAPESPLTRFPPFVAPHHSISLPALIGGGTGIARPGAVSCAHRGVLLADEACEFGAKHLDALRTALEEGEVRIARSQGVARFPARCQLVLATNPCPCAPPRDRDCVCSAVHRRRYFGRLSGPLLDRVDLRVRMRPVTALTVRTGCEPESTQVVRERVGSARQRAAQRWAEYGWRCNAEVPGPALRRDFPLHTEALAILDRALAVGAMTARGADRCIRVAWTLSDLEDVDRPTPAHVSAALQFRDRLAI, from the coding sequence ATGGGCATCGCGACCGGATGGGGAGTCGCCCTGGTCGGCGTCGACGGCGTTCTGATCGAGATCGAGGCCGACGTGGGCGCAGGCGTGCCCGATGTGAAGCTGATCGGCAGGCCGGACGCGGTGGTCAACGAGTCCAAGGATCGGATCAAGGCGGCACTGCGCAACAGCGGTGAGAGTTGGCCGAGATCGAGGGTCACCCTCGGGATGTCGCCAGCGGGCTTGCAGAAGTGCGGTGCGGGCTACGACCTCGCTCTCGCCTGCGTCGTCCTCGCCGCCGCCGGGGTGGTTCCCGGCCTTCGACTCCCCGGAATGCTGCTGTTGGGCGAGCTGGCGTTGGACGGCAGGCTCCGGGCGGTGCGCGGCGTCCTGCCCGCGTTGTTGGCGGCGCGCAAGGCGGGTCTTCGGGAGGCGATCGTTCCCGTCGAGGCCTTGGCCGAGGCCGCACTCGTCGAGGGTGTCGCCGCTCGCGGTGCGCGTCGACTCATCGACGTGATCAGGTGGCTGCGCGGCGAGTCGGACGACCTGACCACCACCCCCGAAGCCGCTGCACTTCCGCCCGGCGACCGGCAGACCGGCGATCTCTCGGACGTGGTGGGGCAACCGGAAGCGCGCTGGGCCCTGGAGGTGGCTGCTGCGGGCGGCCATCACCTTCTGCTGGTGGGCCCGCCGGGCACCGGCAAGACCATGCTCGCGCAGCGACTGGCCGGACTGCTACCGGAACTGTCCAGGGAGGAGGCGATCGAGGTCGCGATGATCCAGTCGGTAGCCGGACTCCTCGCGCCGGAATCACCCCTGACGCGCTTCCCGCCCTTCGTCGCGCCGCATCACTCGATCTCGCTACCCGCGTTGATCGGTGGTGGGACGGGCATAGCGCGACCCGGCGCGGTGAGCTGTGCACACCGAGGGGTGTTACTGGCCGACGAGGCCTGCGAATTCGGCGCCAAACACCTGGACGCGCTGCGAACTGCCCTGGAGGAGGGCGAGGTCCGCATCGCGCGCAGTCAGGGCGTCGCCAGGTTTCCGGCGCGCTGTCAACTCGTCCTGGCCACCAATCCCTGTCCCTGTGCACCACCGAGAGACCGTGATTGTGTCTGCTCCGCAGTCCATCGACGGCGCTATTTCGGCAGGCTATCCGGGCCATTGCTGGACCGGGTGGATCTGCGGGTCCGAATGCGTCCGGTCACTGCACTCACCGTGCGGACGGGATGCGAGCCGGAATCGACGCAGGTGGTTCGGGAACGGGTCGGCTCCGCTCGACAGCGGGCCGCGCAGCGGTGGGCGGAATACGGTTGGCGGTGCAACGCGGAGGTGCCCGGCCCCGCACTGCGCCGCGACTTCCCCCTGCATACCGAGGCCCTGGCCATCCTCGATCGGGCATTGGCGGTCGGTGCGATGACCGCGCGGGGAGCGGATCGGTGCATCCGGGTTGCTTGGACGCTCAGCGATCTTGAAGACGTCGATCGGCCCACGCCCGCACATGTGTCGGCAGCCCTACAGTTCCGCGATCGGCTAGCGATATGA
- a CDS encoding ABC transporter ATP-binding protein has translation MTSTEPEPTTERTSDSAPVAIGAPVLTVRGLTVEYETEPSVRAVADLDLVLHRGEILGLAGESGCGKSTLAYALNRLLRSPARIVAGSVHLHSGETDIDVLGLTGADLRRFRWKRIAMVFQGAMNALNPVLTVRTQLVDVLAAHEPRTSAADRLRRCTELMELVGVDPVRLGAYPHELSGGMRQRVMIAMALALRPDVLVMDEPTTALDVVVQRDILRELTALRARLGFAIVFITHDLSLLLEISDRIAIMYAGRIVEQASAGRLLTAPRHPYTVGLLNSFPSVTGPRRRMRGIPGNPPDLSAPIAGCAFAPRCPYRRQPCEEHRPELAPGSMAACHAYDASVYGEDVPAALSRGEFQPIDTVEVIEA, from the coding sequence GTGACCAGTACCGAACCCGAACCGACGACCGAACGAACGTCCGACTCGGCACCCGTGGCGATCGGAGCACCGGTGTTGACCGTGCGGGGCCTGACCGTGGAGTACGAGACCGAACCATCGGTTCGCGCGGTGGCCGACCTCGACCTGGTGTTGCACCGAGGCGAGATCCTGGGCCTGGCGGGTGAGAGCGGCTGCGGGAAGTCCACGTTGGCCTACGCGCTCAACCGACTGCTGCGATCCCCCGCCCGGATCGTCGCAGGCTCGGTTCATCTTCACTCCGGGGAAACGGATATCGATGTCCTCGGTCTGACCGGCGCGGACCTACGCCGGTTCCGATGGAAGCGGATCGCCATGGTCTTCCAAGGCGCGATGAATGCGCTCAACCCGGTATTGACGGTGCGCACCCAGCTCGTCGACGTCCTGGCCGCGCACGAGCCACGGACGTCCGCGGCCGATCGACTACGCCGCTGTACGGAACTGATGGAGCTCGTCGGGGTAGACCCGGTGCGGTTGGGTGCCTACCCACACGAATTGTCCGGCGGGATGCGCCAACGAGTGATGATCGCCATGGCGCTGGCTCTGCGACCAGACGTGCTGGTCATGGACGAGCCGACCACGGCCCTGGACGTGGTGGTACAACGCGACATCCTGCGCGAACTGACCGCGTTACGTGCCCGGCTCGGCTTCGCGATCGTCTTCATCACCCACGATCTATCGTTGCTGCTGGAGATCAGCGACCGGATCGCGATCATGTACGCGGGCCGCATCGTCGAACAGGCCTCGGCCGGACGATTGCTCACCGCGCCCCGCCACCCTTACACGGTCGGACTGCTCAATTCGTTCCCCAGCGTGACCGGCCCGCGTCGGCGGATGCGCGGAATACCCGGGAATCCACCGGACCTCTCGGCTCCGATCGCGGGCTGTGCCTTCGCACCACGATGTCCGTACCGCCGACAGCCATGCGAAGAGCACCGACCCGAACTGGCGCCCGGTTCGATGGCCGCCTGCCACGCCTACGACGCATCGGTCTACGGCGAAGACGTCCCCGCCGCGTTGTCGCGTGGCGAGTTCCAACCGATCGACACGGTGGAGGTGATCGAGGCGTGA
- a CDS encoding tyrosine recombinase XerC, translating to MTESMPAEPASAESISAASAPEKTAPTDTTLAPELADLPAEFARHLSLERNLSPHTVRAYRGDATSVLAHLQECGGDDITALTLRVLRSWLAGQHAAGAGRATLARRAASARALTAWAHATGRITEDPGPRLSAPTPRRQIPVVLRAQDAEAALGAAGAGASEADPVALRDHAVVEMLYATGVRVAELCALDLDDVDRDARLLTVMGKGGRQRVVPFGLPADRAIDAWLAKGRAHLRTSASAAALFLGVRGGRLNQRAVRRVVHEVLRAVPGVPDTGPHGLRHSAATHLLEGGADLRSVQELLGHATLSTTQFYTHVTVERLKAIHDRTHPRS from the coding sequence ATGACGGAGTCGATGCCTGCGGAGCCGGCGTCTGCGGAGTCGATATCTGCGGCGTCGGCGCCGGAGAAGACCGCACCGACCGACACCACACTCGCGCCCGAGTTGGCCGACTTACCTGCGGAGTTCGCCCGACACCTGAGTCTGGAGCGGAATCTGTCACCGCACACGGTCCGTGCGTACCGAGGTGATGCCACCAGTGTGTTGGCGCATCTGCAGGAGTGCGGCGGCGACGACATCACGGCGTTGACGCTGCGGGTTCTCCGGTCCTGGCTCGCCGGGCAGCATGCGGCAGGAGCGGGCCGAGCGACGTTGGCCCGGAGAGCGGCGTCGGCCCGAGCCCTGACGGCGTGGGCGCACGCGACGGGGCGGATCACCGAGGATCCGGGGCCCAGGCTGTCGGCGCCCACGCCTCGTCGGCAGATCCCCGTGGTGTTGCGTGCACAGGATGCCGAGGCAGCGCTGGGCGCTGCCGGCGCGGGCGCGTCCGAGGCCGACCCGGTTGCGCTGCGTGATCACGCAGTGGTGGAGATGTTGTACGCCACCGGGGTACGAGTGGCCGAGTTGTGCGCGCTCGATCTCGACGACGTGGATCGGGACGCACGTCTCCTGACGGTTATGGGCAAGGGCGGCCGTCAACGTGTCGTCCCCTTCGGACTGCCTGCGGACCGTGCGATCGACGCCTGGCTGGCGAAGGGCCGCGCACACCTGCGGACCTCGGCGTCAGCAGCAGCGTTGTTCCTGGGCGTCCGTGGCGGCCGACTCAACCAGCGAGCCGTTCGTCGGGTGGTGCACGAGGTATTGCGTGCTGTGCCGGGGGTACCGGACACCGGTCCGCATGGTTTGCGGCACTCTGCGGCGACCCACTTGCTCGAAGGCGGAGCGGACCTCCGCAGCGTTCAGGAGTTGCTTGGTCACGCTACGCTCTCAACTACCCAGTTCTACACCCATGTCACCGTCGAACGGCTGAAGGCGATCCATGACCGAACCCACCCCCGTTCCTGA
- a CDS encoding ABC transporter permease → MAETRTPHPSSAAAGGLALPRSSRARGMLTDWKLRLGLIIVGLFALIGLVGPLLIADVGAISDEALHPPSSNHLLGTTQTGQDVFGQLVYATRGSLIVGLVVGVLATVLSVLVGVVGGYLGGRIDEALSLISNVVLVIPSLPLVILITNYLDGASILTIALIISITSWAASARVLRAQTMSVRSRDYVDAARAMGERTWRVILVEILPNLLPVIASQFVFAIIFAILTEAGLSFLGLGGIDYLTWGTMLYFAQNAQALALGAWWWFIPPGLAIALVGAGLSLINFSFDELINPRLRVPKSIRSARSASRKRRRS, encoded by the coding sequence ATGGCCGAGACGCGGACTCCACACCCTTCCTCCGCTGCGGCGGGTGGACTCGCCTTGCCGAGATCCTCCCGTGCTCGAGGCATGCTGACCGATTGGAAGCTTCGGCTCGGGTTGATCATCGTCGGGCTCTTCGCCCTGATCGGGCTGGTGGGCCCGTTGCTGATCGCCGATGTCGGTGCGATCAGCGATGAGGCGCTGCACCCGCCGTCGTCGAATCACCTGCTCGGCACCACCCAGACCGGACAGGACGTGTTCGGTCAGCTGGTGTATGCCACGCGGGGCTCATTGATCGTCGGCCTGGTGGTCGGTGTGCTGGCAACGGTGCTATCGGTGCTGGTGGGCGTCGTCGGCGGTTATCTCGGCGGCCGGATCGACGAGGCGCTCTCCTTGATCAGCAACGTCGTACTGGTGATTCCCAGCCTCCCGTTGGTCATTCTGATCACCAACTATCTGGACGGCGCCTCGATTCTGACGATCGCCCTGATCATCTCGATCACCAGCTGGGCCGCCTCGGCACGGGTCCTGCGGGCCCAGACCATGTCGGTGCGCTCCCGCGACTACGTGGACGCCGCCCGGGCGATGGGTGAACGCACCTGGCGGGTGATCCTCGTCGAGATCCTGCCGAACCTGTTGCCGGTGATCGCCTCCCAGTTCGTCTTCGCGATCATCTTCGCCATCCTGACGGAAGCCGGACTGTCGTTCCTCGGTCTGGGCGGGATCGACTATCTGACCTGGGGAACGATGCTCTATTTCGCCCAGAACGCCCAGGCACTCGCTTTGGGGGCCTGGTGGTGGTTCATCCCGCCGGGCCTGGCGATCGCCCTCGTCGGAGCAGGACTGTCACTGATCAACTTCAGTTTCGACGAGCTGATCAACCCGCGATTGCGTGTTCCGAAGTCGATCCGATCCGCCCGTTCCGCTTCGCGGAAGAGGAGGCGCTCGTGA
- a CDS encoding ROK family protein gives MSDRQNSTEVPAADDFVLGLDVGGTKLAAGVVSADGRVQAFTVTPTGAGDGPEQVIARLCRLARDTVSSAGLRLADLTAVGICCCGPLDSRSGVVHDPPNLLGWGDVPLADLVAAELGVRVWVENDATAATVGEWRFGAGRGIRDLLYFTVSTGVGSGAVIDGRVFRGGRGNGGELGHTLMVADGRLCGCGARGCLEAYASGTAIAARARERIDDGGHSTLAALTDINAADVARAARAGDALAHAVWRETTDLFAAALAGFINVFEPQLIVLGGGVARTGDQFLVPVRERARVLAMRPAGEIVEVRQAQLAEKAGVVGAAAAAFDRVTTGE, from the coding sequence ATGAGCGACCGGCAGAACTCGACCGAGGTGCCTGCTGCTGACGACTTCGTCCTCGGTTTGGACGTGGGTGGGACGAAGCTGGCGGCTGGGGTGGTGTCCGCCGACGGCCGGGTGCAGGCCTTCACGGTGACGCCGACGGGCGCCGGGGACGGTCCGGAGCAGGTCATCGCCCGGTTGTGCAGGCTGGCCAGGGACACGGTCTCCTCTGCGGGACTACGCCTCGCCGATCTGACGGCCGTCGGGATCTGCTGCTGCGGTCCGCTGGATTCCCGCTCCGGAGTGGTGCACGATCCACCGAATCTGCTGGGTTGGGGCGATGTCCCACTCGCCGACCTCGTCGCCGCCGAACTGGGCGTCCGAGTGTGGGTGGAGAACGATGCCACCGCCGCCACGGTCGGTGAATGGCGTTTCGGGGCGGGCCGGGGGATTCGAGATCTGCTCTATTTCACCGTCTCCACCGGAGTCGGTAGTGGCGCCGTGATCGACGGCCGGGTGTTTCGAGGTGGCCGAGGCAACGGCGGGGAACTCGGGCACACGCTGATGGTCGCCGATGGTCGATTGTGTGGCTGCGGAGCTCGGGGCTGTCTGGAGGCGTATGCCTCCGGGACCGCCATCGCGGCCCGTGCCAGGGAACGGATCGACGATGGCGGGCATTCGACACTGGCCGCGTTGACCGACATCAATGCGGCCGACGTCGCGCGAGCGGCCCGCGCGGGCGACGCGCTGGCGCACGCGGTGTGGCGGGAGACGACCGACCTGTTCGCGGCTGCTCTTGCGGGTTTCATCAACGTCTTCGAGCCGCAACTCATCGTGTTGGGTGGTGGCGTCGCCCGCACCGGCGACCAATTCCTCGTGCCCGTCCGGGAACGGGCACGCGTCCTCGCGATGCGCCCGGCCGGGGAGATCGTCGAGGTGCGGCAGGCGCAGCTCGCCGAGAAGGCGGGGGTGGTGGGCGCCGCTGCGGCCGCCTTCGATCGGGTGACGACCGGCGAGTAA
- a CDS encoding YraN family protein, whose protein sequence is MTTQPPQETVPPTPAELGRLGEDLAAEYLTRQGIVLLTRNWRCELGELDFVGYQDGGVVVCEVKTRSGEEFGDPVEAITDAKARRLRRLANAWLSRYHIGWVPVRFDIVTVLWPKDEHVRLHHLRGVL, encoded by the coding sequence ATGACCACGCAGCCACCGCAGGAAACCGTGCCGCCGACCCCGGCGGAACTAGGCAGGCTCGGCGAGGATCTCGCGGCCGAGTACCTGACCCGCCAGGGCATCGTCCTGCTCACGCGCAACTGGCGCTGCGAACTCGGTGAGCTCGACTTCGTCGGCTATCAGGACGGCGGGGTGGTCGTGTGCGAGGTCAAGACCAGATCGGGGGAGGAGTTCGGCGACCCCGTCGAGGCGATCACCGATGCCAAGGCACGCAGGCTGCGCAGGCTCGCCAACGCCTGGCTGAGCAGGTATCACATCGGGTGGGTACCGGTCCGGTTCGACATCGTCACGGTGCTCTGGCCCAAGGACGAGCATGTCCGGCTACACCATCTGCGCGGGGTGTTGTGA
- the dprA gene encoding DNA-processing protein DprA has translation MSRAEHSLLSARAYLSRVAEPPAPALVGFVAEHGAERAANAVRAGRVPTEVMKEVGARRTVRREEEDLQTAQARGLRLLVPEHDQWPRERFESCEQAMASGIANVAAPLALWIRGSPDLLTATDSAVSIVGSRAASGYGEQLAAEFAHDLVGRGFSVISGAAYGIDGAAHRGALAANGITLAVLACGLDMDYPAGHSNLLRAIVAGAGTVVSEYPPGTPPARHRFLVRNRLIAALSAGTVVVEAGRRSGARNTAGLAGALGRVVMAAPGPATSALSVGCHELLRDGAALLVTTMAEIAEAVGPAGTNLLTPIEPTARETDRLNEEELRVFESLDTRRGASAEEISMRSGIELGQVRAILPLLELGGLTMRGECGWTRRNGAPR, from the coding sequence ATGAGCCGGGCGGAGCACTCGTTGTTGTCGGCGCGGGCATACCTGTCCCGTGTTGCCGAACCGCCTGCACCCGCTCTGGTGGGCTTCGTCGCCGAGCACGGCGCCGAGCGGGCCGCGAACGCGGTACGAGCCGGTCGGGTACCCACGGAGGTCATGAAGGAGGTCGGCGCCCGTCGGACGGTGCGCCGCGAGGAGGAGGACCTGCAGACCGCACAGGCGCGCGGGCTCCGCCTGCTGGTGCCCGAACACGACCAGTGGCCGCGAGAACGGTTCGAGAGCTGTGAACAGGCGATGGCGAGCGGCATCGCGAATGTGGCCGCACCGTTGGCGCTGTGGATCCGAGGCTCGCCCGACCTGCTGACTGCGACGGATTCGGCAGTCTCGATCGTCGGATCCCGAGCTGCATCAGGCTATGGGGAGCAGCTGGCCGCCGAGTTCGCCCATGACCTGGTGGGTCGTGGTTTCTCGGTGATCTCGGGGGCGGCCTACGGGATCGACGGTGCGGCGCATCGCGGTGCCCTCGCGGCGAACGGGATCACGCTCGCGGTGCTGGCCTGTGGGCTGGACATGGACTACCCCGCCGGCCACTCGAATCTGCTGCGAGCGATCGTCGCAGGGGCGGGCACGGTGGTGAGTGAGTACCCACCGGGTACACCACCTGCTCGCCACCGGTTCTTGGTGCGTAACCGGCTTATCGCGGCGCTGTCGGCGGGGACGGTCGTGGTCGAGGCGGGCCGCCGCAGCGGCGCGAGGAACACGGCCGGGCTCGCGGGGGCGTTGGGCCGAGTGGTGATGGCGGCACCGGGACCCGCGACCTCGGCGTTGTCGGTCGGCTGCCACGAGCTCCTGCGTGATGGGGCGGCCCTGCTGGTCACCACGATGGCCGAGATAGCGGAAGCGGTCGGGCCTGCCGGGACGAATCTGCTGACACCGATCGAGCCCACGGCTCGGGAGACGGACCGACTGAACGAGGAGGAACTCCGGGTTTTCGAGTCACTGGATACACGACGCGGCGCTAGCGCGGAGGAGATCTCGATGCGGTCGGGCATCGAGCTGGGACAGGTGCGGGCGATTCTCCCGCTGTTGGAGTTGGGCGGTCTGACGATGAGAGGAGAGTGCGGTTGGACCCGACGTAACGGAGCACCGAGGTGA
- a CDS encoding ABC transporter ATP-binding protein: MSVLQADALVKEYLVRDGRRRITLRAVDELSFELLSGTTVALVGESGSGKSTVARMLAQLVRPSSGAIRLDGESVSSRGRGLRRYREDVQLVFQDPFGSLNPFHTVDHHLRRPLRVHRRVESRADEDRQIEHLLERVNLTPPARVAGKRPHELSGGQRQRIAIARALAPAPRVLLADEPVSMLDVSIRLEILNLIDRLKEEDDLAVLYITHDLATARHFSRRILVMYRGELVESGESDEVILRPRHPYTRLLASAAPDPRRRLGTDPVSSGLSSGGPESPVTPSVDASKRSTSGATEGDASGGCRFRQRCPSAMAMCAQRPPILPVGDGHTARCWLYRDGAGF; the protein is encoded by the coding sequence GTGAGCGTTCTCCAAGCCGATGCCCTGGTGAAGGAGTACCTCGTCCGCGACGGTCGTCGGCGCATCACACTGCGGGCGGTCGACGAACTGTCCTTCGAGCTGCTCTCGGGGACCACCGTCGCGTTGGTGGGGGAGAGCGGCAGCGGCAAGTCGACGGTGGCCAGGATGCTCGCCCAACTGGTGCGCCCCAGTTCGGGCGCGATCCGCCTCGACGGCGAATCCGTGAGTAGCAGAGGAAGGGGGTTGCGCCGCTACCGCGAGGATGTGCAGCTGGTCTTCCAGGACCCATTCGGCTCGCTCAATCCCTTCCACACCGTCGACCACCATCTGCGCAGGCCGCTGCGGGTGCATCGCCGAGTGGAGAGCCGAGCCGACGAGGACCGGCAGATCGAGCACCTGCTGGAACGGGTCAACCTGACACCGCCCGCGCGGGTCGCGGGCAAACGGCCGCACGAACTCTCCGGTGGTCAGCGGCAGCGCATCGCCATCGCGAGGGCGTTGGCGCCTGCTCCTCGAGTGCTGTTGGCCGACGAACCGGTGTCCATGCTCGATGTGTCGATCAGACTGGAGATCCTCAACCTGATCGATCGGCTGAAGGAGGAGGACGACCTGGCCGTCCTCTACATCACGCACGATCTGGCGACCGCGCGGCATTTCTCCCGTCGGATCCTGGTGATGTATCGAGGCGAACTGGTGGAGAGCGGTGAGTCGGACGAGGTGATCCTGCGCCCGAGGCACCCCTACACCCGGTTGCTCGCCTCGGCCGCGCCGGACCCGCGACGCAGGCTCGGCACCGACCCGGTGTCGTCGGGCCTGAGCTCCGGCGGTCCCGAGTCACCGGTCACTCCGTCCGTCGACGCGTCGAAGCGATCGACGAGCGGGGCGACCGAGGGCGACGCGTCGGGTGGGTGTCGCTTCCGGCAGCGGTGCCCGTCGGCGATGGCGATGTGTGCACAACGGCCGCCGATCCTGCCGGTGGGCGACGGCCACACCGCCCGCTGTTGGCTGTACCGAGACGGCGCGGGTTTCTGA